From Poecile atricapillus isolate bPoeAtr1 chromosome Z, bPoeAtr1.hap1, whole genome shotgun sequence, one genomic window encodes:
- the LOC131572736 gene encoding ras-related protein Rap-1b, translating to MREYKLVVLGSGGVGKSALTVQFVQGIFVEKYDPTIEDSYRKQVEVDAQQCMLEILDTAGTEQFTAMRDLYMKNGQGFALVYSITAQSTFNDLQDLREQILRVKDTDDVPMILVGNKCDLEDERVVGKEQGQNLARQWNNCAFLESSAKSKINVNEIFYDLVRQINRKTPVPGKARKKSSCQLL from the exons ATGCGTGAATACAAGCTAGTGGTTCTTGGTTCTGGAGGTGTTGGAAAGTCTGCTCTG ACTGTACAGTTTGTTCAAGGAATATTTGTTGAAAAATACGATCCTACGATAGAAGACTCCTACAGAAAG CAAGTTGAAGTAGATGCACAACAGTGTATGCTTGAAATCTTAGATACTGCAGGAACG gaACAGTTTACAGCAATGAGAGATCTGTACATGAAAAATGGACAAGGTTTTGCATTAGTATATTCCATCACAGCTCAGTCCACATTTAATGATTTACAGGATCTAAGAGAACAGATTCTTCGAGTCAAAGACACTGATGAT GTGCCTATGATTCTGGTTGGCAATAAGTGTGACTTGGAAGATGAAAGAGTCGTGGGAAAGGAACAAGGTCAGAACCTAGCAAGGCAATGGAATAACTGTGCATTCTTAGAGTCTTCTGCAAAATCAAAGATAAATGTTAATGAG ATCTTTTATGACCTTGTGCGACAAATTAACAGAAAAACTCCAGTGCCTGGAAAAGCACGCAAAAAGTCATCATGTCAGCTACTTTAA